A genomic stretch from Methanobrevibacter sp. V74 includes:
- a CDS encoding EhaD family protein, whose amino-acid sequence MEIVVSIIAIALMIIGAFGIIFVKKPLDKVIMFSILDAGFFLAVVLFRYLDVALFAALAGPLSTVVFILSIVKIKEIREKKLLNGDVNG is encoded by the coding sequence ATGGAGATTGTAGTATCAATTATTGCAATAGCTTTAATGATTATTGGCGCATTCGGCATAATATTTGTGAAAAAACCATTGGATAAGGTCATAATGTTTTCAATACTTGATGCAGGATTTTTTTTGGCTGTGGTATTATTTAGATATTTGGATGTTGCTTTATTTGCAGCACTGGCAGGCCCTTTATCAACTGTAGTATTTATTTTATCTATTGTTAAAATTAAGGAGATTAGAGAAAAGAAACTTTTAAATGGTGATGTTAATGGTTAG
- a CDS encoding NAD-dependent epimerase/dehydratase family protein, producing the protein MKNKNIMITGGLGFIGSHIADELIKNNKVCIVDNLSTGKINNLKCRENENLKIVKKNLNDVNLNDLLNGTDYIFHLAAMASVPLSVDNPIECCQSNVNATVKLLDAAAKNNVKKVIFSSSSAVYGQNRNMPLNETENPMPTSPYAASKASCELFLKAFYESYGLEYVSLRYFNIFGPRQNKNSQYAAVIPNFISVLLEGGQPVIYGDGEQTRDFVYVKNIVKANISASESDFNGIVNIASGKKTTINQLYEIIKETLNSDIEPKYLPERQGDIKHSLADVGNMEKIGLQIDTDDFESQLIKTINWFKTIL; encoded by the coding sequence ATGAAAAATAAAAATATTATGATAACAGGTGGACTGGGATTTATTGGCTCACACATCGCAGATGAGCTAATAAAGAATAATAAAGTTTGTATCGTTGATAATCTATCTACTGGAAAAATTAATAATTTAAAATGCAGGGAAAATGAAAATTTAAAAATAGTTAAAAAAAATTTAAATGACGTTAACTTAAATGATTTACTTAATGGAACTGATTATATATTCCATTTAGCTGCCATGGCAAGTGTTCCATTAAGTGTGGACAATCCAATTGAATGTTGTCAAAGCAATGTTAATGCCACCGTTAAACTTTTAGACGCTGCCGCTAAAAATAATGTTAAAAAAGTTATATTTTCCTCATCATCTGCAGTATATGGTCAAAATAGAAATATGCCCCTAAATGAAACAGAAAATCCAATGCCCACCTCCCCATATGCCGCATCTAAAGCAAGTTGTGAATTATTTTTAAAGGCATTTTATGAAAGTTATGGACTTGAATATGTATCTTTAAGATATTTTAATATTTTTGGACCAAGACAAAATAAAAACTCACAATATGCTGCTGTAATCCCCAATTTCATTAGTGTCCTCCTTGAAGGAGGGCAACCTGTAATTTATGGCGATGGAGAACAAACAAGAGATTTTGTTTATGTTAAAAACATTGTTAAGGCAAACATTTCAGCATCAGAATCTGATTTCAATGGAATTGTTAATATTGCTTCTGGTAAAAAGACTACAATAAACCAGTTATATGAAATAATTAAGGAAACACTTAATAGTGACATAGAACCAAAATACCTTCCTGAAAGACAAGGAGATATTAAACACTCATTAGCTGATGTAGGCAATATGGAAAAAATTGGTTTGCAAATTGATACTGATGATTTCGAGTCTCAACTCATAAAAACTATTAATTGGTTTAAAACTATTTTATAA
- a CDS encoding DUF2109 domain-containing protein → MYVEIIGGIVIFVALRALVAKNRAERLLYINVIGFGVSAIIALLINTPFALIVAAAFFICSTISANAIAHTLKRLDDEILLE, encoded by the coding sequence ATGTATGTTGAAATTATTGGGGGTATAGTCATATTTGTAGCATTAAGAGCTTTGGTAGCAAAAAATAGGGCTGAAAGATTGTTATATATAAATGTTATAGGTTTTGGGGTTTCTGCAATTATTGCATTATTAATTAATACTCCATTTGCCCTTATTGTTGCTGCAGCATTCTTTATTTGCTCAACAATTAGTGCTAATGCTATTGCTCATACTTTAAAAAGACTAGATGATGAGATACTATTGGAGTGA
- a CDS encoding energy-converting hydrogenase A subunit A EhaA: MFDFVFNAIYFASYGNVYGFSSISLSSVDIILAYIVAIICSIVVALILKLPLLPSKPYRYSFDVSAIYPTPIIAMGILSLFFVLNYTFIYNGLVLAIIIGVLSALFVKYLFDFVFPKPLDEDAGEDIGE; this comes from the coding sequence ATGTTTGATTTTGTGTTTAATGCCATATATTTTGCTTCATATGGTAATGTTTATGGGTTTAGCAGTATAAGCCTGTCATCAGTGGACATTATATTAGCATATATTGTAGCTATTATTTGTTCTATTGTTGTAGCTTTAATTTTAAAGTTACCATTACTACCTAGCAAACCATATAGGTACTCTTTTGATGTAAGTGCAATATATCCGACTCCTATAATTGCTATGGGTATTCTTTCATTATTTTTTGTTTTAAATTATACTTTTATCTATAATGGTTTAGTTTTAGCAATTATTATAGGTGTTTTATCAGCTTTATTTGTGAAATATTTATTTGATTTTGTATTTCCAAAACCTCTAGATGAAGATGCAGGGGAGGATATTGGTGAATGA
- a CDS encoding DUF2107 family protein, whose product MVSVSLFFYFGIFLAIVGSIATAWGPGVNDPIVRTFNTEVASIGVCLVLLCYNHVLALLTLLATTVIISLILFRAIIRLEEMGADV is encoded by the coding sequence ATGGTTAGTGTTTCATTATTTTTCTACTTCGGAATCTTTCTTGCAATTGTTGGAAGTATTGCAACTGCTTGGGGTCCTGGAGTTAATGATCCAATTGTTAGGACATTCAATACTGAAGTGGCATCCATTGGTGTTTGTTTAGTTTTATTATGTTATAATCATGTTTTAGCTTTATTAACATTACTTGCAACTACGGTTATTATTAGTTTAATTTTATTTAGAGCTATTATTCGTTTAGAAGAAATGGGGGCAGATGTATGA
- a CDS encoding 4Fe-4S dicluster domain-containing protein: MTEEISYPVINKEICKGCMRCIVGCPQNAILLSEEMNNAGYQFAYYSGSGCTGCKDCYFTCPEPLALEVHQIKRIIDDKIGKMIKAKVANKGGK, encoded by the coding sequence ATGACAGAAGAGATATCATATCCTGTTATCAATAAAGAAATTTGCAAAGGTTGTATGAGGTGTATAGTTGGATGTCCTCAAAATGCAATATTACTTAGTGAAGAGATGAATAATGCAGGATATCAGTTTGCTTACTATAGTGGAAGTGGTTGTACAGGATGTAAAGATTGTTACTTTACATGCCCTGAACCATTAGCATTAGAAGTACATCAAATAAAAAGAATTATTGATGACAAAATTGGAAAAATGATTAAAGCTAAAGTAGCCAATAAAGGAGGAAAGTAA
- a CDS encoding cupin domain-containing protein has protein sequence MNEYNKDIGNRIRELRELSDITIKEIAEELNIKEETYIQYENAEVDIPASFLYELAHIFKVDLGLLLTGEESRMSIFDVTRANKGVSIDRRKEYTHQNLCSKFINKKAETFLVVVDPEKNPVPSLNSHPGQEFNYVLEGSLKIYIHNNEIVLNEGDSIFFDSTHRHAMVALNDKPAKFLAIII, from the coding sequence ATGAATGAATACAACAAGGATATTGGAAATCGGATTAGAGAATTAAGAGAATTGTCAGACATTACTATTAAAGAAATTGCTGAAGAATTAAATATCAAAGAAGAAACTTACATCCAATATGAAAACGCTGAAGTAGACATTCCTGCAAGTTTTTTGTATGAACTTGCCCACATTTTCAAAGTTGATTTAGGATTACTATTAACTGGTGAAGAAAGTAGAATGAGTATATTTGACGTTACTCGGGCAAATAAAGGAGTTTCAATAGATAGAAGAAAAGAATATACTCATCAAAACCTATGTTCTAAGTTCATTAACAAAAAAGCCGAAACGTTCCTTGTGGTTGTGGATCCTGAGAAAAATCCGGTGCCTTCACTAAATTCACACCCAGGACAAGAATTCAATTATGTCCTAGAAGGTTCCTTAAAAATCTATATACACAATAATGAAATCGTGCTTAATGAAGGAGATTCAATATTCTTCGATTCCACACATAGACATGCAATGGTTGCACTTAACGACAAACCTGCTAAATTTTTAGCAATTATCATATAA
- a CDS encoding type II CAAX endopeptidase family protein: MDRSVRNFNVRLRTIRIRELIIGIIITLIVSGILIWIFPAIYESDDLYFIVVLLIGALLFVWALRGSTGIDRNFENIFEDSNKKEILYVFAINLLFAFLFTLLISLLDMLIGFNNPTWTSILDIESAKMDSSVIILDAIASIIFAPVMEELIFRGVLFNRLKIRTGVVPAMLISSFIFGIGHDFGGITSAFLFGICMCILYLKTDNILIPMSVHFINNVVATLLNLTSFDVVTTQIPWIIPTIIVSLIGTFYLIKYIIKETSKLKKQYA; the protein is encoded by the coding sequence ATGGATAGAAGTGTTAGAAATTTTAATGTTCGTTTAAGGACTATTAGAATAAGGGAACTGATTATTGGAATTATAATAACCTTAATCGTAAGTGGAATATTAATATGGATATTCCCAGCAATTTATGAATCTGATGATTTATATTTCATTGTAGTGTTATTGATTGGAGCATTACTATTTGTTTGGGCTTTAAGAGGTTCAACTGGGATTGATAGGAACTTTGAAAATATATTTGAAGATAGCAATAAAAAAGAAATACTTTATGTTTTTGCAATAAATCTTCTCTTTGCATTTTTATTTACATTACTTATATCCTTACTGGACATGTTGATTGGATTCAATAATCCTACATGGACTTCAATTTTAGATATTGAAAGTGCAAAAATGGATTCCAGTGTGATTATTCTTGATGCAATTGCTTCAATAATTTTTGCCCCAGTTATGGAAGAATTAATATTTAGAGGAGTATTATTTAATAGATTAAAAATTAGAACAGGTGTTGTTCCCGCCATGCTGATATCCTCATTCATATTTGGAATTGGACATGATTTTGGAGGGATAACAAGTGCATTTTTATTTGGAATATGCATGTGTATTTTATACTTAAAAACAGATAATATTTTAATTCCAATGAGTGTGCATTTTATCAATAATGTTGTTGCAACATTATTAAATTTAACAAGTTTCGATGTTGTAACCACCCAAATTCCCTGGATTATTCCAACTATAATCGTTTCTCTTATTGGAACATTTTATCTAATAAAATACATTATTAAAGAAACCAGCAAACTGAAAAAGCAATATGCATGA
- a CDS encoding AMP-binding protein, protein MTSLIGNFVERVDFNSYEDFYKNFKLTYNEDYNFGFDVVDKYAEIDPDKIALIWTNDKEETHTFTFKDMKEYSNKTANLFKGLGIEKGDCVMLTLKNRYEFWFCMVALHKIGAIAIPGTHMLKLHDIDFRIKEANVKMVVSVEEDSLLPDYEEAMKELEIDLPKLVIETERDGWINFNKAIEKESDVFERPTGEDKTYAEEIFLIYFTSGTSGMPKMVSHKHTYSLGHIPTAKYWHNVIEDGIHHTAADTGWGKAVWGNLYGQWISGTGIFIYDYDRFNGIKLLEKIIENKVDTFCAPPTIYRFIIKENIKGYDLSNLKYVTTAGEPLPPEVSERFHDLSGLRIKEGFGQTETTLSIGTFIWLDAKVGSIGKPSPLFDLHLLDENHENVDLGDKGELCFKINDGPNPGLFKDYVNDEEKYKKQIHDGYYHCGDTAWVDEDGYVHFVGRNDDIIKSSGYRIGPYEVESAVLSHKAVSNCAITAYPDEVRGQIVKATIILQPGFEASEKLTKDIQNHVKKVTAPYKYPRMIEYVDEIPETISGKIRRVDIRENDNKN, encoded by the coding sequence ATGACATCATTAATAGGAAATTTTGTAGAAAGAGTTGATTTTAACTCTTACGAGGACTTTTATAAAAATTTTAAACTTACATACAATGAAGATTACAATTTTGGATTTGATGTTGTAGACAAATACGCTGAAATCGATCCAGACAAAATAGCATTAATTTGGACTAATGATAAAGAGGAAACACATACTTTCACATTTAAAGATATGAAAGAATATTCTAACAAAACTGCAAACTTATTTAAGGGTCTAGGCATTGAAAAAGGTGATTGTGTAATGCTTACACTTAAAAATAGGTATGAATTTTGGTTCTGCATGGTTGCATTGCACAAAATTGGAGCAATAGCCATTCCAGGAACACACATGCTGAAACTTCATGATATTGATTTTAGAATAAAAGAAGCTAATGTTAAAATGGTTGTTTCAGTAGAAGAAGATTCGCTACTGCCAGATTATGAAGAAGCAATGAAAGAATTAGAAATTGATTTGCCCAAACTAGTTATAGAAACTGAAAGAGACGGCTGGATTAACTTTAACAAAGCTATTGAAAAAGAAAGTGATGTGTTTGAAAGACCAACTGGTGAAGATAAAACTTATGCAGAAGAAATATTCTTAATTTACTTTACATCCGGAACTAGCGGAATGCCAAAAATGGTTTCACACAAACACACTTACTCATTGGGACATATTCCTACCGCCAAATATTGGCACAATGTTATCGAAGATGGAATCCATCATACCGCAGCAGATACCGGTTGGGGAAAAGCTGTTTGGGGAAATCTTTATGGACAGTGGATTAGCGGAACCGGAATATTCATCTATGATTATGACAGATTTAACGGAATTAAATTACTTGAAAAGATCATTGAAAATAAAGTAGACACATTTTGCGCTCCACCAACAATCTATAGATTTATAATTAAAGAAAACATTAAAGGATACGATTTATCAAACTTAAAATATGTAACAACTGCTGGAGAGCCATTACCTCCGGAAGTATCTGAAAGATTCCATGACCTTTCAGGTTTGAGAATCAAAGAAGGATTCGGTCAAACTGAAACCACTTTATCAATAGGCACATTCATATGGTTAGATGCAAAAGTAGGTTCAATTGGTAAGCCTTCTCCTTTGTTTGACTTGCATTTGCTTGATGAAAATCATGAAAATGTAGACCTTGGAGACAAAGGAGAACTTTGTTTTAAAATAAATGATGGGCCAAATCCTGGTTTATTTAAAGATTATGTTAACGATGAGGAAAAATACAAAAAACAAATCCATGACGGATACTACCACTGCGGAGACACCGCATGGGTGGATGAAGATGGATATGTCCATTTTGTTGGAAGAAATGATGATATTATTAAATCATCAGGTTATCGTATTGGACCTTATGAAGTAGAAAGTGCAGTATTATCTCACAAAGCAGTTTCAAACTGTGCAATTACTGCTTATCCTGATGAAGTCAGAGGTCAAATTGTAAAAGCAACAATAATATTGCAGCCTGGCTTTGAAGCATCAGAAAAACTTACAAAAGACATACAAAATCATGTTAAAAAAGTAACTGCTCCTTATAAATACCCTAGAATGATTGAATATGTTGATGAAATTCCAGAAACAATCAGCGGAAAAATAAGAAGAGTAGACATTAGAGAAAACGATAATAAAAATTAA
- a CDS encoding 3-methyl-2-oxobutanoate dehydrogenase subunit VorB, with protein sequence MSNQMVKGNTAVIVGAMYAGCDCFFGYPITPASEILHEASKYFPMVGRKFVQAESEEASINMVYGASGTGHRVMTASSGPGISLMQEGFTYLAGAELPAVIVDIMRAGPGLGNIGPEQGDYNQIVKGGGHGNYKNIVLAPNSVQEMCDLTMKAFELADKWRNPVVVLADGTLGQMAEPLVFPSEAIKPEIDESWTVRGNKNTMENVITSIFNDFDQLEDFNFELQEKYAKIEAEEVIIDEYQVDDAEIVLVSYGISSRIARSAVDKSREKGLKVGLLRPITLSPFPSERIKEFSDKGVSFISVEMSNGQLLADVQFAALRKEGTCIVNRMGGNLLELKHVLAKIYEIAGVEDESIDTSKRSNEKASPNIID encoded by the coding sequence ATGAGTAATCAAATGGTAAAAGGAAACACCGCAGTTATTGTTGGTGCAATGTATGCTGGTTGCGATTGTTTTTTCGGATACCCCATCACTCCTGCAAGTGAAATTTTACATGAGGCATCAAAATACTTCCCAATGGTTGGAAGAAAATTTGTTCAGGCTGAAAGTGAAGAAGCATCAATAAACATGGTTTATGGTGCATCAGGTACTGGACATAGAGTTATGACCGCTTCATCAGGACCGGGCATAAGCTTAATGCAAGAAGGTTTTACTTACCTGGCGGGAGCTGAATTACCTGCTGTTATTGTCGATATTATGAGAGCAGGACCCGGACTTGGAAATATTGGACCTGAACAAGGGGATTACAATCAAATCGTTAAAGGTGGAGGGCACGGAAACTACAAAAATATAGTTTTAGCTCCAAACAGCGTTCAAGAAATGTGTGATTTAACAATGAAGGCATTTGAGTTGGCTGATAAATGGAGAAATCCAGTTGTAGTATTAGCTGATGGTACCCTTGGACAAATGGCAGAACCATTAGTATTCCCAAGTGAAGCCATCAAACCAGAAATTGATGAATCATGGACTGTAAGAGGAAATAAAAACACAATGGAAAACGTAATTACTTCAATTTTCAATGATTTTGACCAACTGGAAGATTTCAACTTTGAGCTTCAAGAAAAATACGCTAAAATCGAAGCTGAAGAAGTTATTATTGACGAATATCAAGTTGATGACGCTGAAATCGTTTTGGTATCTTATGGTATCAGCAGCAGAATTGCAAGATCCGCGGTTGATAAAAGCCGTGAAAAAGGTTTGAAAGTTGGACTTTTAAGACCAATTACATTATCACCTTTCCCTAGTGAAAGAATTAAGGAATTTTCAGACAAGGGAGTTAGTTTCATCTCTGTTGAAATGAGTAATGGGCAATTATTAGCTGATGTTCAATTTGCAGCTTTAAGAAAAGAAGGCACCTGTATCGTCAATAGAATGGGCGGTAACTTACTTGAACTTAAACATGTGCTTGCAAAAATCTATGAAATAGCTGGCGTTGAAGATGAAAGCATAGATACTTCAAAAAGAAGTAATGAAAAGGCCAGTCCAAATATTATTGATTAA